The nucleotide window TCTCTGTGGCGTGAGGGCGTTCATCTTTTTCACCGCTGCGATCTTCTAAGCTCACGACCAACGGCCATCTCAGCTCCCAAAATCATCGCTCTCACCTCCAACTGCAGAGGACCTCAAGCCATGATTTTTCCTTCATCAGGCGACGAGCCTCATCCCGTGAAGAGTTTGAGATCGGCAGATATAAATGTGGAAGACCCTAGATCTGATAAACAACTTAAGTTACACCTATTTGCAGTTTGGtcctttctcttttgtttcttcttgaaTTCAGTCTCACCTAACTAAAGAAGCACTCCACGTGTATATGCAATTAAACAcatataaactttttatttcttttttttgggtcaacatTCGTTTGATTGATTATAAAGTCGAAGAGGACAAGTCCAGAGAGTGGATAACAGCCCAAGCATCCAAAGCCCATCCCAAAATTTAACAATACACGTGAAAGGATAATATTGCATATAGATAATATGACAATTGTTCAATTATGACATTAATATCTTTTCATTCGATTTCATCTTTGCATACTATTTTCATTTGTGGAATCGAATCTCGAGTTGGTTAGCCAAGAGCGTTTTCctaatggtaattaaatatgtgACTCTCAAAAGTGTTGCAACTGTTCTAATAACAACTTCCTCATTTTAAACAAATCGCAACATCATCAAATGACTAAATACAAAATGACGACACCATTCGAAAACTATTACAAATAGAATTATGTTATATCATAACTCTAAGTACTATTTTTGGGCTAAATCACTAAGTGCTAacttaaaattagtttttaaacaaaaaagtaaacactattcaacataataaaatagtttttattataacttcccgcccgtagggcgggccgatcctagtatgtatatatatcactGGTAAAAGGACAAAGTAAATAGCTAGTTTcacatcattaaaataaaaactaattagAAAGTGATAACGTGTCTGAATAatatatctagatttttttacACATATGAACTTGTGTGTAAACCTAAACCCACTTATACATAATAGTTATCACAGGTTGCTCTGTTTAACTAAGTTAATAACCTTGAAAGGTTTGAAGTTCTTGATTCGGGTTTAATGGACTATACTAGAATTGACGTAGATGTCTCATAAAGAGAATCAGTAGTGTGAAAGCGAATTAAACCATAAATAATATTCCCTCCATTTTTAATacttgattattattttttaaactgcTTCAAATTAAATGAcgttttataaaacatattagtTTTATGTTGTTTGaccatttatattataaaatttattttattattgattaaTTTGAGGATAGATGAAtacttaataaaaatataaataaacgctttctttaatttatgtgaaTAAGTCTAAAATCTCATTTACTTAAAGAAAACGGAGAGAGTAGCTTTCTTCACCACTTGACACAATTTCTGAATCCATGAAGACAGAGACGATTGCCCACAAAGTAAAACACACACATATTGttactttagttttattttggaATGAAGAACAAGCACATATATTAACGAAATTGGGTTTAATGCTATGCATATAAGGTTCCACACGAActataattaaacaaaatattatataaaaggcATTGATTGTTTTACATCGATTTAATATATGACAAGAAAGTGAAGTAAAAAAGCTTCATAAGACTCACATATAcacaaattattatatattaatttgagaAATTAACGGtaatttatatcattattaCATATTATGATAGTTGTACAAGAAGTGATGAACATCCCTAacctgttgctgctgctgctgctgcaaggaacgtaacaaaacaaaaacaaattgatgAAATTTTGCAAAGAGATAATATAATCAACTGAAAAACGGCGCCtttccattatttttttatatggaaCTAGATGATAATTATAAATAACCAACCCACAATACATAAAATGAACAGATAATCTCATTATATAGTATTAACTAATCAGTACTTTTGGTACTTAGGGATTTGAGGTAGCCTACAAAAATTGAATCTACtatagaaacaaacaaaaaaaaaatttcttaaaaatatgtaaTGAAATGTGACTTGTAGATATAGAATAAGTTACCTCTATGGAAGTAGCTGCACCTTGGCTGCGATGGGGAGTAAGCATTGGAAATGATGAATTCAATTGGCtgatcatattatatgattcTTCGGAAATGTGATCTTTTTTATTCACCACAAAATCGTTGTAAACTGCGAAACGATTGTTCTTGCAAAGTTCTTCCATATTTTCTCCGCAGGGCGTCACCTCAAAAGAAGTAGTCCAATTAACACCAGAATTATTATTCTTTACTACCTCATCATGCTGATTATGAGCTTCTACTTCTTCTACGGCATTTACTTGTGGTCGTCTTCTCTTCATGATCTTCTCCATTGTTCTATCCTTTGCTCTCTCTCTTGCTTTGGCTCTGGCATCTTTAGACATCTCCTTCAAAATGGGCGTTCGCTGCGACATCTTTCTCTTCCCTCTCATTGTTCTCCCATCCACCTTATTTTCTACGAAATGatgaatataaatatgaaaaataacaCAAAGAAGAGAcaacatatattatatgttagcttatttcatatttcatatgtTATACGAGTTTCGACATGAAAATTTGTTACAATTTCCATTTCCTTATCAAATTGTTTCAGTTTCTTCTATTTGTAtcaataattgtaaaaacatgtttatgtatctagtaaaatatttttaatatcaatacAAATTGTCttttttcgaaaaatatatataaaactataactCTTTGATAGAAAATTGAAACTGTAACTATAAAAAGTTGGCAACGGTTAACGTACGTACCGGTCATGCTAGTATTGCTGCCTCTATCCTCGACTGTCCACACAGATGCAAATTCGCATAGATCAGACGATGTCTCCGTTGATCCTAACGCCGGTCCTTGGTTAATTTCGAAACTCAGAGTTTTAGATTAAGCATGAAGAAGATCAAATCTTTtcataagaaaatgaaaacattagTATACTTAAAACTAGAAAGAATGTATACGTACGGGTTTGGGAGTCATCTCCGCTGCTGAATCCGCCGTGTTTAAACTGGTTAGAAAGGCTGTTGGCGATCTTTATGATCTCGGGTTTGGCTTGTGTGAGCAACCATTCAACGGTCTTGCTGGCTTTGTCGAATCCAAGCATGTCTTGTAAGCCAAACAATTCTTTGGCGACATCTAGAGAGAGTCTCATTCTACGATCTCTTGTCCCCTTAGCCGTTTTGATCTTGCTGTGCCGGTCCGTTCTGCTTGGTTTCTTGGCATTTTTCATTTTCGGGTCTTGAGTAGTTGAGATTCTCTGGGAGTCTTCGTTGTGTGTGGTTATGGTCTCCGACGGCTCAATGAGTTGGGATTCATCAATGGTGTTGTTCAAAGGAAGAAGGGATGGATGATGATGGTCATTGATGCTTATGGTTTGGTTATCATTATGGGCAATGTTTTGTGGGAGGAAAGAGGGGAGGAGAGAAAAATCCTGGACGAATTCGAATTGAGAAAAAGGAGAAGCTGCTTGTAGGAattgatgatgatggtcaaGATGATTGTTTGATGTGTTGGAATTGGAGTGAATCAAGAGGTCGTTAATGGAAGAGGAAGGGCTAAAAGGGAGTAATGGTTGTGAGCAATAATTGTCATTATAAGGGAATGACATGTAGTCTTCATTGATGGTGCTTGTAGTACTGAAAGTCTTGTTGTTGTTCATGTCCTTTTGGATGTTTTGAAGCAACAAAATTAAAacctaaaacaaaattttgagaaTGACACTTGTACCAAAACCTTCTTCACACGcaccaaaaagagaaaaaaatgagagaaaGCATAAAATCAAAGAGAAGATTACTGTTCCAATGACGAAGACAATCAAAACTTTTCTTCCTTAGCCTGCGAAATcaagaaaaaatgaaagaagGAACAGTAATAGTGATTAGGCAGATAGTACAATATGTCTTTGTTCAAGAGAATCTATGTCTAAATGTGTGGAGTGAGAGAACGAGAGTACCTTTATCGAAGTAAAGGACTAATGGTTGAGAAAGACAACACAGGCAATGTACTTAAATAAGTCTATGTGCTATGAACTAGaatggagagagagaaaaagataaattatagagagagacagctatagagagagaggccgAGAGATATCATAATGGAGAAGGAACAACATCAATTTGAGAGGAGAGTATGCTTTTGAAGAGGAAATTATTTTCTTTACTTTTGCTTAATTTTCTTCTTATTGGCATGAAAAGAAGTATATATTCGTTTTGTTTTTGTGAAATATGATGATAAATCTCCTTTATATTTAGTTCTGGGGATTGTTTTAAGAGAATAGATAGGACCCTATCTTTGTTTATCTTCTTAGATTTCTTTGAGATAtttcattaatacaaattagctAAGAACTCAAAAATAAGTCTTTGATATCTatcaaaaataaacaattagagatttatatctatatttatgtCTTTACAATTAATATGAAATCAAAATATAGATATACATCATCTAATCTACTAAACTTATCTTTGAGCTATcacaataatattttctattaacTTCATAGGATATTTTTCTAATTTGGGTTAAATGTGTGTTTGttgataaatcatatatttgatGATTATATTAACCTTACAGTTTTACTGAAAGTATCTTTGGTACCAATAAAAGTGACCCATGGAGTTTAGTTAAATAAACTCTATCAACTTAATTATATCATTTAgcatattttagttaattaagataattataataaaatgacAAAACGAAGGCAATGAAATTTAGTTCAATGGAAATGAAAGCTATTAAAAAGAGTTAgatataaagttttattttcatattaagaagatcatcaaaattataaaatttgaatacaaaataaataaaataaagtattcACAAATCAGAgaatctactctattaaaatagagtcttatttttatctactgtaaaatgtggttagatCAATTCACAAGAAATCcaatatatattacttaatatttaaaGAAACATGGAAAGGATATTATTCTCCTACATTGTAGATTTTTGTGACCATGATCTTAACAATAGTTtggtaaatattatatatttaaatatttaaatagtaaatacaTTTATTTGACAAATATATACTTCCTCCGTCTCTAAAAGATCCatgttttagagaaaaaaaattgtttcaaaaagatacattttttacattttcaatacattaattaatgaaaaattgtatttttcaaaaaatacaatcatgtttaataaaatctcattggttaaaagttattggaaatagttaattaataaaaacaatgtattggaaaatacaattttatatgacaattttatatgttttcttaataaatgtGAAAAAATATAACATGGATCTTGTAGGAACAGAAGGAGTATTTGGTTTACATAATCGTAggtatatctatatattatataattattgtaaaaaacattttacataaattttcgcatctatatatatacataatattttgggATCCcgtattttatttgaaatagaaaatattgttataaaaatgtaaaaatagtaaaaattacgatttaaaaaaaaaatagaatatgatCGAGGTTTAAATTAttgtaacaaaaaataaatttcacatatattttagttatataatatataataataaaatcagttacattactattaatttaaattttgtaataaaatgatAACAATATCTGCGCATCCGCGTGGGTTAGAATCTAGTATATAAAGTTATATGCCTTTTAAGTATTTAAGAAGAAAATGAGgaaatttaatatttagttttaaggaaatgagAGGGAAGGAAGAACAAAGTTTTTGCATTCCAACATcagaatatatatacacatgatatatattatatacacgtcaaatacaaattttgaattctgtatataattaaatatgatcaatttatatttttaacgcTGGatgattatattattataaaatataaaaatgttattgaCAATTTTATTTGACTGCATCACCTGATTCGTCATATGGTTTCACCTTTGATGGTGCTCTTTGTACCATACTGCATATATGTTGTAAGTTTTTTCACTATTAATTTGCATAATTCTGATTTTTCTagaatttaaaacttttacctCATAGTGTAAAATTGTTAATGAATATTTAGTCAAACCACTAGACTAAAGTGACTTTCACTTTTAtcattattttgataattttctatttaaataatttttttaaacactttttgtcaacttaaaaaatatatactatacttAGAATTTCTTAtagtattaaatttaaaaattctctgaaacaactttcaatcataaaaaCAGTAatgtaaaatgttttcaatagcactaaattaattaaatgttCTTTTTGAAAGGCTTACAAGTTTTTTTGCTACAACAAAATgcatgaagaagaaaaatacaaaGCAAAAGTAGAAAAAGTTATGGTCTAAAATATTAAATCCTTAATGGACTTGGCAAAGAGAAGCCTAAAAATATACCAATCTAATTAAACAGGTCCAACACCCTGGACGAAAACTCAGCCGCTCTTTGGATAGAATTCGATACCAGCGAACACACACGAGCGCCAACGACGGTGACCACCAACACCACTACGAAACAAAGAAAAGAGACTGAGGCgttgaaaaataaaatctagAATACAACCGCAAAACTGCCATTTGATAGAAATGAACCACCAGCACCGGAAAATGACTATATGTGAGTAGAGAAGCTCCTTGCGAGAAgttaaagaagagagaaagaatgGATTTCTAACAGCGGCTGACTACGAAACGATTTCTTACATAATTACATGTATTTCTTCGAATCACCAGTGCAATAATTTTGGatttgaataaatatttataatattatatactgGGATAACTTAGAAGAAAAATCATGATCTCATagaatgaataattttaaaaaaataaatccaaaTGATAGATCTAACACACACACACCTTAATTAAGTAAATATCTTTTTCGTTTGGCATTTCTAgaatcattctaatcaaatggTTAAACAACATATTGTTTTATACATCTTTcaaaaacacatatttttttataaagtttagcaattaaaattagcaaaaaaaagttagcaattaaatcttttttttggtcatcaGGTAGTTTTAGCAATTAAATCTAGAAAAGATAAATGAGGtggttttttgaaaaagggcaaCCCCTTTTGCTTACGTCGACTTGTTGAAATCCCATTGAGTTCAAATTGGAAAAATGACCAAAGCATTGACACTTTTTGGGGAGACTAACCAATAAAGTACAAAATTACTATAACGCGTTTGTTTAATATTCGTGATAACGAGGCGCTTAGAATAATTTTCATGAAGAGGATGAAGTTAATTGTAGTTATAGATGATTAGTTAGTAGCCtagtaataataaaatttgtcaAATTGGAGAAGAGGTACAGAATTATAAGTTTTCGTTTTCAAATAGGAGGACTGCACGTGGCAGTGTGAAACCCTAAGAAAATGAAGCTGCAATAATATTAGGAGAACATAAAAAGCTTTAGTTCTCTGTTCAGTATGCCACGAGCGACcactcttttattttcttttgactaTCTCACACACATTATATCTCATACATATATTACATGTCGCTTTCTCTAAAAAGAGAACCTCTTTCTCTCTCGTGCTTATCTTGTAAGCTTTGCATCActattttctcttattttccacatttaaatatgaaaacacATATACTTGATACATCttttctaacattttttttttaa belongs to Brassica napus cultivar Da-Ae chromosome A1 unlocalized genomic scaffold, Da-Ae chrA01_Random_22, whole genome shotgun sequence and includes:
- the LOC106379961 gene encoding transcription factor TCP18 gives rise to the protein MNNNKTFSTTSTINEDYMSFPYNDNYCSQPLLPFSPSSSINDLLIHSNSNTSNNHLDHHHQFLQAASPFSQFEFVQDFSLLPSFLPQNIAHNDNQTISINDHHHPSLLPLNNTIDESQLIEPSETITTHNEDSQRISTTQDPKMKNAKKPSRTDRHSKIKTAKGTRDRRMRLSLDVAKELFGLQDMLGFDKASKTVEWLLTQAKPEIIKIANSLSNQFKHGGFSSGDDSQTRPALGSTETSSDLCEFASVWTVEDRGSNTSMTENKVDGRTMRGKRKMSQRTPILKEMSKDARAKARERAKDRTMEKIMKRRRPQVNAVEEVEAHNQHDEVVKNNNSGVNWTTSFEVTPCGENMEELCKNNRFAVYNDFVVNKKDHISEESYNMISQLNSSFPMLTPHRSQGAATSIEQQQQQQVRDVHHFLYNYHNM